From the genome of Sphingopyxis sp. DBS4:
GAGATAGAGGGTGCCGTCGCGATGGCTGCGCGAGAAACAGAGGCCCGCGACCGTCATATCGGGTTTGATTCCGGTCAGGCTCAGCGGGGTCGGAACGCCGCCGGCGCCGACGCGGAAAAGCTTGGGCGCGTTCGCCTTGCCGTCGAGCGCGGCAAGCAACGGCGCACCGCCCGGCGCGGCGTCGGCGCGAAGATCGAGCGCGCGGATATTGCCGACCTTGTGCGTCGCGACGCGCTGTCCCTTCAAATCGAAAACTTCGATTCCCGCCGATTCGGCGCCCGCGAGAATCAGCGTGCGCGACGGATCGCCGGGATCGGCGATCACGGCGGCGCCATCGGCCCCCGACCCTTGCGTCGCCTGCGTTTCCGCCGATGCGGCGACGGCAGGGATCGCGGCGTCATCGGGGGCCGCTGCGGCGGCGGGAACGGCCGTCAGCGCGGCGGCGATTGCAAACAGACTGGTTTTCACTCAACCCTCCCTCATTCATCCGGAAAAGCGACGGCCGTCTGGATGTGATGGCCCGCTCTCAAATTCAGAATAATTTTTCTATCTTTCTTATAAAACAGAACGTATATTCATTCCATGCCGATGTCATCCCTTATTTCCGCCATGATCGCCGCCGCTCACGCCGCGGGCGAAGGATTGATCGCCGACCGCGAGCGCATCGCCACGCTGACGATCCACAGCAAGGCCGGCGCCGCCGACATGTTCACCGAGGCCGACCTCAAGGCCGAGGCGACCGTCCGCGAACACTTGATGGCCCATGCCCCCGACTATGGCTTCCTCGGCGAGGAAGGTGGATTGACCCCCGGTCGCGACACCGACCATGTGTGGGTGGTCGATCCGCTGGACGGTACGACCAACTTCCTGACAGGATCCCCACTCTTCGCTGTGAATATTGCACTGGCGCGACAGGGTGAGGTGATTGCGGGCGTCACCTACGTTCCCGCAATGGCCGAGCTGTTCTGGGCCGAAACCGGCCGCGGCGCCTGGCTCGGTGAGCAGCGCATCCGGATTTCGCCGCGCTCGACGATCGAGGAGGCCGTGCTCGGGGTCGGTATTCCCTTTGCGACCAAGCCGGATCACGAACAATTTTACGCCGAGATGGAGCGGCTGACCCCGCGCGTCACTGGCATCCGCCGCCTTGGCGCGGGCGCGATCGACATGGCGTGGGTCGCCTGCGGCCGACACGACGCCTATTGGGAACAGAGCGTCAGCGCCTGGGACATGGCCGCAGGGGTTGCGATCGTCCGCGAGGCGGGCGGAATCGTCACCGACACGCTCGGCAACGCGCTTGACCTGATGAACGGCACGGTGCTGGCCTCAACGCCGGCGATCCACAAGGAACTGCTGACGGCGCTGACACGGGTTTAGGTTTGGAGGCGGCTTTGGGGTGGTGAGCGGACGATGCCCAACCACTCCCGTCATCCCGGCGAAGGCCGGGATCTCACCCTATCGCCACGAGGCACTGGCGAGATCCCGGCCTTCGCCGGGATGACGGAGTTCGGTCGAAATCCGCCAATTCTCCGTTACGGCTTCCCCTTAGGGCTTCACCCACCCCCCCTCGCGATGCGACCGCCGGATCGCGTCGGCGACCTTCTCCACCGCCAGCGCATCGGCGAAGCTCTTTGCCGCCGACGGCAGTCCCGCCGCGGCCTCGACCGCGGCCTTGACCTCGATCGTCTTCAAATCATTGTAGCCGATCTGATGGCCCGATGCGGGGCAGAAGGCGCCATAGTCGCCATGCTCGGGCCCGGCGCAGATCGTCGTGAAGCCATTGGTGCGGCCCGGCCCGGAACGATAGAGTTGCAGTTCGTTGAACTGCTCCTGCGTGAAGGCGATCGAGCCCTTCGTGCCGCTGACCTCGAACGCCAGCCCCATCTTGTGCCCGCTCGCGATCCAACTCGCCGCGAGAGTGCCGGTCGCGCCGCCGGCAAATTCGACGACCGCGTCCATCTGGTCGTCGACCGTCACCGCGCGGTCGGTGCCCGCTGCGTCGCGGCGCGTCGGGTAAGCGGTATGCAGCCGGCCCGACACCGACGCGATGTCGCCGATCAGATGCTGCGCCATCGCGATGATATGGCTGCCGATGTCGGCGAGCGCGCCGCCCGCTTGCTCGGGCTCGCAGCGCCAATTGAACGGCGCGTCGGCCGACGCCATGAAATCCTCGGCATGGATACCGCGAAAGGCGGTCACCTCGCCGATCTCGCCGCTGGCGATCAGGTCGCGCGCGAGGACGATCATCGGATTGTAGAGATAGGTGAAGCCGACTGCGGTCGGCCGCCCCGTTGCTGCGGCGGCCGCGGTCATCGCTTCGGACTCCGCAATCGTCGTCGCCAGCGGCTTTTCGCAATAGACCGCCTTGCCGGCCTGAAGCGCGGCGATCGCGATCGGGGCGTGGAGCAGGTTCGGGGTGGCGATCGCGACCATGTCGATCGATGCGTCGGCGATCGCCTCGCGCCAGTCGCCGCTTGCCTGCGGGATACCGAGCGAGGCAGCCGCAGCGGCCGCCGTCGGCAGATCGCGGTCGGCGAGGATCGTGACGCGCGGCGCACGCGGCAGGTCGAAGGTCCGGTCCGCCGCCGCGAAGGCGAGCGCATGGGCGCGGCCCATGAAGCCGCTGCCGATCAGCGCGATATGGAGGGGGGCGCCGCTCATCCGCCCGCGACCTGATGAAAGCGTTCGCGCAGCCGCTCGATCGTCTTGCGCTTGACCGGCTGACCGTCGCGCAGCTTGTACCAGCTATTCTGGCTGATCCGATAGGTCTCGAACAGGCCTTCCCGCGTCGCGCACGGCAGATGCGCCTTCAGCGCCTCGAACTCGTCGCGCGCGATCGTCTCCATCTCGAAACGCATTCTCATTCACCTCCATAATAGCTGCCGCCGCGCTCCACGCGCTCGCGGCGTTCGAGTTCATGCGGGTCGATCGCTGCGCGCCAGCTCTGCTTGCCGTTGACGAGGTCTGCGGCGCGCAGGACGACGGGTTTGCCCGACGCCGAAGCCCCGATCACGTCGCGAATGCTCAATTCGACGCGCGGCTCGGGATCGAAGCTGAACTCGAGCAGGCCGAAATTGGCGCTCCGCACCCACGGCGCACGCAATCGCACCTCGGGATGCTGATCGACGAATTTCGGCGCGAGATATTGGGCAAGGCCCGAACTCACCAGATCGTAGAAATCATAGCCGCCCTGCTCGGACCAGGGCACACAGTTGAGTTCGCCCTGATGCACGTCGCCCGAAATACCGAGGCAACCGCCAATCCTTTCGTCGCGGATAAAATCGAGGATCTCGTTCCGCTCGTGGAGGTAGGCGGCCCAGCTATCGCCGTCCTTTTCGGCGAGCGTCCAGCCGGTGCCCGACGCGAGGATCTTGAACGCCGCCTTCGATGCCTTGAGTTCGCGTTTCAGCCACGCCTTTTGTCCCGCGCCGAGCATCGTCTTGGCCGGACTGTCGGGGTCCGACGGCGGGTCGCGATGGTAGCGCCCGTCGAGCATGAAGATATCGACGGGGCCGAAGCTGTGGCGAAAGAAGATGCCCGGCGTATCGGGCAGCCCCGACGCCGGATTCGCCCACCAGCGGTCGAACAGGCGGCGCGTCATCGCCTTCGCGCCGTTGCGGCGGTCCGAATCATTATAGCCGAAATCATGATCGTCCCAGATCGCGAGTTGCGGCACCGAACGGAGCAGCGGGACGAGCGCCGGCACATTGCGCTGGCGCGAATAGAGCGCCGAAAAGGCGGTCTCGCTGTCGCTGTCGGCGTAGATATTGTCACCGAGCCACAGGAAGAGGTCGGGCTCCATCGCCGCGACCGCTTCGAACACCGGTTGCTCGGGGTAGAGCTGGACGCGCGCGCACGAGCCGAAGGCGATGCGGATCGGGCGCGGGCGGTCGGGCGCGGTGCGGGTGCGGAAAGCGAGCGGCTGGTGCCGGTCGTCGATTCCGTCGGTCTTGATGCGGTAATAATAGTCGGTGTCGGGCCGAAGCCCTTTCACTTCGATCGCGGTGCAGAGATCATTCTCCTGCGTCGCGGCGACCGGCGCGGTCGTCTTCGCATCGGCGAAATCGCGGCGTGTCGCATATTCGACCGCGACCCCGAAGGCGCCGCTCGCGCGCGACCAGACGGAGAAGCTCTCCGGCGTCGTCGCACCCACCATCGGGCCATCGAGCAGCCGCGGATAGCCGATCGCGGCGGCATAAAGCCGGCGCGGCAACGCAGCGAGAAAGGCAAGCGCGGCGCCCCCGCGCAGAAGATTGCGGCGATGCATCGTCATGTCCTTCAGTCGCGCAGCTTCGTGTTCCAGAGCGTCGTGGCGAGGATCGTCGCCAGCACCGAACTGCCGATCCAGAACCAGATCACCGGCCCGAAATCATAGACGTTCGCGCCGTTCGCCATATGCATGTTGGCGTCGATCAGCGCCCCCGACACCTGTTCCTGGATCGCGGCACCGAGATAGGAGAAGACGCCGACGAGGCCGAGCGCGGCGCCCGCGACGCGCTTCGGACAGATATCGATCGCGAACAGCCCGCCGAGCGAGGTGACAAGGCCGGTCATGCCGAGCCCGAACAGGATCACCGCGACCAGAACGACGGCCGGATTGTTCGGGCCGAAGAAGAGCAGCAGCAGCCCGACAAGCTCGACGACGCCGAACAGCAGATTGGCTGGCGGACGCCGCGCGCCGAAGAATTTATCGGAAACGAAGCCAAAGGCGACCGCCCCCGCGACCCCCGCGAGCGTA
Proteins encoded in this window:
- a CDS encoding alkaline phosphatase gives rise to the protein MHRRNLLRGGAALAFLAALPRRLYAAAIGYPRLLDGPMVGATTPESFSVWSRASGAFGVAVEYATRRDFADAKTTAPVAATQENDLCTAIEVKGLRPDTDYYYRIKTDGIDDRHQPLAFRTRTAPDRPRPIRIAFGSCARVQLYPEQPVFEAVAAMEPDLFLWLGDNIYADSDSETAFSALYSRQRNVPALVPLLRSVPQLAIWDDHDFGYNDSDRRNGAKAMTRRLFDRWWANPASGLPDTPGIFFRHSFGPVDIFMLDGRYHRDPPSDPDSPAKTMLGAGQKAWLKRELKASKAAFKILASGTGWTLAEKDGDSWAAYLHERNEILDFIRDERIGGCLGISGDVHQGELNCVPWSEQGGYDFYDLVSSGLAQYLAPKFVDQHPEVRLRAPWVRSANFGLLEFSFDPEPRVELSIRDVIGASASGKPVVLRAADLVNGKQSWRAAIDPHELERRERVERGGSYYGGE
- a CDS encoding inositol monophosphatase family protein, translating into MSSLISAMIAAAHAAGEGLIADRERIATLTIHSKAGAADMFTEADLKAEATVREHLMAHAPDYGFLGEEGGLTPGRDTDHVWVVDPLDGTTNFLTGSPLFAVNIALARQGEVIAGVTYVPAMAELFWAETGRGAWLGEQRIRISPRSTIEEAVLGVGIPFATKPDHEQFYAEMERLTPRVTGIRRLGAGAIDMAWVACGRHDAYWEQSVSAWDMAAGVAIVREAGGIVTDTLGNALDLMNGTVLASTPAIHKELLTALTRV
- a CDS encoding Gfo/Idh/MocA family protein, which produces MSGAPLHIALIGSGFMGRAHALAFAAADRTFDLPRAPRVTILADRDLPTAAAAAASLGIPQASGDWREAIADASIDMVAIATPNLLHAPIAIAALQAGKAVYCEKPLATTIAESEAMTAAAAATGRPTAVGFTYLYNPMIVLARDLIASGEIGEVTAFRGIHAEDFMASADAPFNWRCEPEQAGGALADIGSHIIAMAQHLIGDIASVSGRLHTAYPTRRDAAGTDRAVTVDDQMDAVVEFAGGATGTLAASWIASGHKMGLAFEVSGTKGSIAFTQEQFNELQLYRSGPGRTNGFTTICAGPEHGDYGAFCPASGHQIGYNDLKTIEVKAAVEAAAGLPSAAKSFADALAVEKVADAIRRSHREGGWVKP